One Capsicum annuum cultivar UCD-10X-F1 chromosome 2, UCD10Xv1.1, whole genome shotgun sequence genomic window carries:
- the LOC124896199 gene encoding uncharacterized protein LOC124896199 codes for MDLPKSKYTHWKAKFIDGLPPLFAERVRKELRGSGLTDNIHDQVYGLLYTSGSETDCNCDSESENDVELPNSSESDHANICVDCNVSDKKLREKITTIATKKSADSAPSTSKISASTHTSQSTANDYYTPYSLAEVNRRLAISQLPDKDTSFNNLKIEVENLKKEIISLKQNQMICDHRITEIEKDISHNDVSSSSKGKEKMSDIEEDDDIVKNFNNRKEHIVTLPYKDDFCEDKIPTKSRPCQMNVELVEFCKKEIDNLLQKGLIKLSKSLWSCTAFYVNDAAEKECDLALLYDRLEKGFQGPWTDSHTNLVKRIKQRVKSLACLNLANPAWLKIIETDASNVGYEGILKQIHPGKWPEEKVEAERDTPLLGEDPSPNHHRHHIFPHQIPQ; via the exons ATGGATTTACCCAAAAGTAAGTATACACATTGGAAGGCGAAATTCATAGATGGTCttcctcctctatttgctgaaAGGGTTAGAAAGGAGCTTAGGGGCTCAG GTCTTACTGATAATATTCATGATCAAGTATATGGTTTGTTATATACTTCTGGTTCTGAGACTGATTGTAATTGTGATTCTGAATCTGAAAATGATGTTGAATTACCCAATTCATCTGAGAGTGATCATGCTAATATTTGTGTTGACTGCAATG TTTCCGATAAAAAACTTCGTGAAAAAATTACTACTATTGCTACTAAAAAATCTGCTGATAGCGCCCCTAGTACTTCTAAAATTTCTGCTAGCACTCACACTTCTCAGAGTACTGCTAATGATTATTACACGCCTTATTCTTTAGCTGAGGTTAATAGACGCCTTGCTATAAGTCAATTACCCGACAAAGATACatctttcaataatttaaaaattgaggtTGAAAACCTGAAAAAAGAGATTATATCTCTAAAGCAAAACcaaatgatttgtgatcacaGGATTACAGaaattgagaaagatatttctcaCAATGATGTTTCTTCCAGTTCCAAAGGGAAGGAAAAAATGTCCGATATAGAAGAAGACGATGATATTGTCAAAAACTTTAAt AATCGTAAAGAGCACATTGTAACTCTTCCATATAAAGATGATTTCTGTGAGGACAAGATCCCTACAAAATCTAGACCCTGCCAAATGAATGTAGAGTTAGTCGAATTCTGTAAAAAGGAGATTGATAATCTGTTACAAAAGGGTCTAATAAAACTTTCTAAATCACTGTGGTCTTGTACTGCATTTTATGTGAATGATGCAGCTGAAAAAGAGTGTG ATTTGGCTCTCTTATATGATAGATTAGAAAAGGGCTTTCAAGGTCCCTGGACTGATAGTCATACAAACCTTGTAAAACGTATTAAGCAACGTGTAAAATCTTTGGCTTGCTTAAATTTAGCTAATCCTGCTTGgctaaaaattattgaaactgatGCCTCTAATGTTGGTTATgaaggaatacttaaacaa ATCCACCCTGGCAAATGGCCAGAGGAGAAGGTAGAGGCAGAGAGAGATACTCCTCTTCTGGGGGAAGATCCGTCCCCTAATCATCACAGGCATCATATATTTCCTCATCAAATACCTCAGTGA